Proteins encoded in a region of the Neoarius graeffei isolate fNeoGra1 chromosome 3, fNeoGra1.pri, whole genome shotgun sequence genome:
- the LOC132882831 gene encoding alpha-2C adrenergic receptor-like: MDARTVSYSSSSANSSWDSGTRYSRTAAAGLAALVAFLIVFTVVGNALVMLAVLTSRALRAPQNLFLVSLAAADILVAALVMPFSLANELMGYWHFGRAWCGAYLALDVLFCTASIGHLCAISLDRYWSVTSAVQYNLKRTPRRIKAAILAVWLISALISSPPLLSVMDHGLAQGTEQLPQCQLNDDTWYILTSSSASFFIPCIIMILVYVRIYRVAKTRTRTASEKKPSLDNENGVSIATSVVRMNEERENGHCLGTPGINAEPQPSVQAEPEPTSTLEAKSWKEKDTTPSRSQGEGSKRGSSLASETSRRASRASSKTRDLFSSRRMSSGQRKNSGGSSIRRRRASQLREKRFTFVLAVVMGVFVLCWFPFFFSYSLYGVCRQACHIPDLLFKFFFWIGYCNSSLNPVIYTIFNQDFRRAFHKILCSPWKKSF; this comes from the coding sequence ATGGACGCGCGCACGGTCTCGTACTCATCCTCATCCGCAAACTCCTCGTGGGACTCGGGAACGCGCTACTCACGCACAGCTGCGGCGGGTCTTGCAGCCCTTGTCGCCTTCCTCATTGTGTTCACGGTGGTGGGAAATGCGCTGGTGATGCTCGCAGTGTTGACGAGCCGTGCGCTTCGTGCGCCGCAGAAcctgttcctggtgtctctggccGCAGCAGACATCCTGGTGGCGGCGCTCGTCATGCCTTTCTCGCTCGCCAACGAGCTCATGGGATACTGGCACTTTGGGCGTGCATGGTGTGGTGCATACCTGGCCCTAGACGTGCTCTTCTGCACCGCCTCCATTGGGCACCTGTGCGCCATCAGCCTGGACCGCTATTGGTCAGTCACTAGTGCCGTCCAATACAACCTGAAGCGCACACCTCGCCGCATCAAGGCTGCCATACTGGCCGTGTGGCTCATCTCCGCCCTCATATCCTCGCCACCGCTCCTCTCCGTGATGGACCATGGGTTGGCGCAGGGCACAGAGCAGCTCCCGCAGTGCCAGCTCAATGACGACACTTGGTACATTTTAACCTCCAGTTCTGCATCCTTCTTCATACCGTGCATCATCATGATCCTTGTCTACGTGCGCATTTACAGGGTAGCCAAGACAAGAACAAGGACTGCTTCGGAGAAAAAGCCAAGCCTGGACAACGAGAATGGTGTCAGCATTGCCACATCAGTGGTGAGGATGAATGAAGAAAGAGAGAACGGACACTGCCTGGGGACACCAGGCATAAATGCAGAACCACAACCATCAGTCCAGGCAGAGCCAGAACCCACCTCGACTCTGGAGGCCAAAAGCTGGAAGGAGAAAGATACAACACCAAGCAGAAGCCAGGGCGAAGGCTCAAAACGTGGGTCGTCATTGGCATCAGAAACCAGCAGGCGGGCATCCCGTGCCAGCAGCAAGACCCGGGATTTGTTCTCATCTCGGAGGATGTCAAGTGGACAAAGGAAGAACAGTGGTGGCAGTAGCATAAGGAGGAGAAGAGCATCCCAGCTGCGTGAAAAGCGCTTCACCTTTGTGCTGGCTGTGGTGATGGGTGTCTTTGTGCTCTGCTGGTTCCCCTTCTTCTTTAGCTATAGCTTGTATGGTGTGTGCCGCCAAGCGTGCCACATTCCTGACCTCCTCTTCAAGTTCTTCTTCTGGATCGGTTACTGCAACAGCTCACTTAACCCTGTCATCTACACAATCTTCAACCAGGACTTCAGAAGGGCTTTCCACAAGATCCTGTGCTCACCCTGGAAGAAATCCTTCTAG